A part of Arachis hypogaea cultivar Tifrunner chromosome 12, arahy.Tifrunner.gnm2.J5K5, whole genome shotgun sequence genomic DNA contains:
- the LOC112726414 gene encoding TMV resistance protein N isoform X1, whose protein sequence is MITDVPSSSSSSSPSVKTRRWINHVFISFRGADSRKGFTDHLYAALERRGCIKTFKDDHDLESGEIISKGLIKGIQESMFALVVLSPNYASSRWCLDELQNIVECREKFNQVVFPIFYGVESSDVRYQRGTFEEAFRKHEERFKEEKGKVQRWRDALQKVASYSGWDSKDNHEAALIERIVDHIQKLLIPKLPSSVGNLVGVESRMKKLNSLIGMQLDDVRFIGIWGMGGIGKTTTARLIYESIEEQFNFSCFLANIREVSAKHGIVHIQKELLSHLSVRSNYFHNLFDGVKIIANSLHNKKVLLVLDDISERSQLENLAGKQEWFGPGSRIIITTRDKHLLMAHGVHQTCELEGLVQEEALHLFCLKAFKQDQPKSQYQNLCSEVVEYTRGLPLALEVLGSHLCGRTPEAWHSALKQIRSSPHPEIQNSLKISFESLSSTEREIFLDIACFFKGMDKDEVVEVLENCGHFSQIGIEILIEKSLVTLGRRNQLEMHDLLQEMGKNIVFQESPNDPGKRSRLWSQDDISRVLSQNKGTEAIQAIVDDARVRPLARWFSEVMLPTLYYNKPYEARWSSEAFSKTSNIRLLKIRNVGRLSHGLECLPYALRVLDWQGCPLKTLPLTDQLDVVDINLSWSKIEQLWHGTKILHKLKCINLSFSGNLNQTPDFVEVPNLESLVLEGCTSLTEIHSSVMHLKKLVQLNLKGCKRLKALPGKMEMSSLKVLNLSGCSNMNTVPDFGNCMGHLAELHLDGTAVTELPSSLGCLVGLVLLHLQNCMYLVCLPDTIHKLKSLKVLNVSYCSKLRSLPECLQEMNNLEELYASNIEELPLFLYYLGNIKAVSFAGCKGPTSEFNCFRVPSAVCGPSLLIRLDLSYCNLPAESIPDGFCGLSLLRDLDLSGNNFVNLPSDISKHTTLEYLCLNWCKKLQSLPELPLSIKSVDASNCASLVTSKFHPSSKCSIFASLVQWHLPRERKCLLKGICFPRKRFDMFITGNKIPSWFAPQKSSSFAEIPFPHPSPPTEWLGYALCFLLVADRPLGYYDAEITCFTATQTSLESRILVPDIQAKKITVPDKDHWRAESYVITRSVPLMEPKQPHLYILFLSIGEYLERMHTGYGFGLTSWSDGSLRIVQAGCRLVCKEDLQHIYGNHSHTSSVGPNKKQKTNNNDGPNR, encoded by the exons ATGATCACTGAtgtaccttcttcttcttcctcttcctctccctCCGTCAAGACCCGTAGATGGATCAACCATGTATTCATCAGTTTCAGGGGTGCAGACAGCAGAAAAGGCTTCACAGATCACCTTTATGCTGCACTGGAAAGAAGGGGTTGTATCAAAACTTTCAAGGATGATCATGACCTTGAGAGTGGGGAAATCATATCTAAAGGGCTCATCAAGGGAATTCAAGAGTCCATGTTTGCGCTTGTTGTCCTCTCACCAAACTATGCTTCCTCAAGATGGTGCTTGGATGAGCTGCAAAACATCGTTGAGTGCAGGGAAAAGTTCAACCAAGTGGTTTTTCCTATCTTCTATGGTGTAGAATCCTCTGATGTAAGGTATCAGAGAGGAACCTTTGAAGAAGCTTTCAGAAAACATGAAGAGAGGTTCAAAGAAGAGAAGGGGAAAGTCCAAAGATGGAGAGATGCATTGCAAAAAGTTGCAAGTTATTCCGGTTGGGACTCCAAAGATAA TCATGAGGCAGCATTGATTGAAAGAATTGTTGATCACATACAAAAATTACTGAttcctaagttgccatcatcagTAGGAAACCTCGTTGGTGTTGAATCAAGGATGAAAAAGTTGAATTCACTCATCGGTATGCAGTTGGATGATGTTCGCTTTATAGGTATATGGGGCATGGGAGGCATAGGAAAAACAACAACTGCCAGATTAATATATGAATCAATCGAAGAGCAGTTCAACTTTAGTTGCTTTCTAGCAAACATTAGAGAGGTTTCTGCAAAACATGGCATAGTTCACATCCAAAAGGAACTTCTTTCTCATCTTTCTGTAAGAAGTAATTACTTTCATAATTTGTTTGATGGGGTAAAAATAATAGCAAACTCTTTGCACAACAAAAAGGTCCTCCTTGTTCTTGATGATATAAGTGAAAGAAGCCAATTAGAGAACTTAGCCGGAAAACAAGAATGGTTTGGTCCCGGTAGCAGAATAATAATCACTACTAGAGATAAGCATCTGCTAATGGCACATGGCGTGCATCAGACATGCGAGCTTGAAGGCTTAGTTCAGGAAGAAGCCCTTCATTTATTCTGTCTGAAAGCTTTTAAACAAGATCAACCCAAAAGCCAATATCAGAATTTGTGCAGCGAAGTGGTTGAATACACAAGAGGCCTTCCATTGGCACTTGAAGTATTGGGGTCCCATCTTTGTGGAAGAACTCCTGAGGCTTGGCATAGTGCTTTAAAGCAAATAAGAAGTTCTCCACACCCTGAAATCCAAAATTCATTGAAAATAAGTTTTGAAAGTTTGTCTAGCACAGAgagagaaatatttttggatattgCTTGTTTCTTCAAAGGCATGGACAAGGATGAAGTAGTAGAAGTGTTAGAAAATTGTGGTCATTTTTCACAAATtggaattgaaattttgattgaaaaatcttTGGTCACTCTTGGTAGGCGTAATCAATTGGAAATGCATGATTTACTTCAAGAAATGGGAAAGAATATAGTGTTTCAAGAATCTCCAAATGATCCAGGAAAACGTAGTAGATTGTGGTCTCAAGATGACATCAGCCGTGTGTTGTCACAAAATAAG GGAACTGAAGCAATTCAAGCAATAGTAGACGATGCTCGAGTTCGACCATTAGCAAGATGGTTCTCTGAAGTAATGCTACCAACATTGTACTACAATAAACCATATGAAGCAAGATGGAGCTCTGAAGCTTTCTCCAAGACCAGCAACATAAGGTTGTTAAAGATACGTAATGTGGGTCGTCTTTCCCATGGCCTTGAGTGCCTTCCTTATGCACTCAGAGTTCTTGACTGGCAAGGATGCCCTCTGAAAACTCTGCCACTTACTGATCAACTGGATGTTGTTGACATCAATTTGTCTTGGAGCAAAATTGAACAACTTTGGCACGGAACAAAG ATTTTACATAAGTTGAAGTGCATCAACTTGAGTTTTTCCGGTAATCTAAACCAAACCCCTGACTTTGTGGAGGTTCCGAATCTCGAATCGTTAGTTCTTGAAGGTTGTACAAGCCTAACCGAAATCCACTCATCTGTTATGCACCTCAAGAAACTTGTTCAATTGAACTTAAAAGGCTGCAAAAGGCTCAAAGCTCTTCCAGGTAAAATGGAGATGAGTTCATTAAAGGTTTTAAATCTTTCTGGTTGTTCAAACATGAACACTGTCCCAGACTTTGGGAATTGCATGGGACATCTAGCAGAGCTTCATTTGGATGGAACTGCTGTAACAGAGCTACCTTCATCATTAGGATGTCTGGTTGGACTTGTTCTTTTGCATTTACAGAATTGCATGTATCTTGTTTGCCTTCCGGATACCATTCATAAGTTGAAGTCCCTCAAAGTTCTTAATGTTTCTTATTGCTCGAAACTCCGTAGCTTGCCAGAGTGCCTACAGGAAATGAATAATCTGGAAGAACTTTATGCAAGCAACATTGAAGAACtacctttatttttatattatctaGGAAACATCAAAGCAGTGTCATTTGCTGGTTGCAAAGGGCCAACATCTGAGTTTAATTGCTTTCGAGTTCCATCTGCTGTTTGCGGTCCATCCCTTTTGATAAGGTTagatttaagttactgcaatctACCTGCTGAATCCATACCAGATGGTTTTTGTGGCTTATCTTTGCTGAGGGATTTAGATCTTTCTGGCAACAACTTTGTTAACCTACCAAGCGACATTTCCAAACACACTACGCTTGAATATCTTTGTCTAAACTGGTGCAAGAAGCTTCAGTCATTGCCTGAGCTTCCATTAAGCATAAAAAGTGTAGATGCAAGCAACTGTGCCTCATTGGTAACTTCTAAATTCCATCCATCTAGCAAATGCAGCATTTTTGCATCACTTGTACAATGGCACTTACCAAGAGAACGGAAGTGCCTCCTTAAG GGGATTTGCTTTCCGAGAAAACGATTCGACATGTTTATCACTGGGAATAAAATTCCATCATGGTTTGCACCTCAAAAGTCCTCTTCCTTTGCAGAAATACCATTTCCTCATCCTTCTCCTCCAACTGAATGGCTGGGATATGCTCTGTGTTTCTTGCTGGTAGCTGATCGGCCTCTGGGCTATTACGATGCAGAGATCACTTGTTTCACGGCAACACAAACATCATTAGAGTCCCGCATACTCGTACCAGATATTCAGGCCAAAAAAATAACGGTACCGGATAAAGATCATTGGAGGGCTGAGTCTTACGTGATCACCAGGAGTGTTCCTCTTATGGAGCCAAAACAACCGCACCTTTACATTCTCTTTCTGTCCATTGGAGAATACCTTGAAAGAATGCATACAGGTTATGGGTTTGGTTTGACGAGTTGGTCTGACGGTTCATTGAGAATAGTGCAGGCTGGGTGTCGTCTGGTGTGCAAGGAAGATCTTCAACATATTTATGGAAATCATTCCCATACTTCCTCTGTAGGgcctaataaaaaacaaaaaacaaacaaCAACGATGGGCCAAACCGTTaa
- the LOC112726420 gene encoding eukaryotic translation initiation factor 1A, producing the protein MPKNKGKGGKNRKRGKNEADDEKRELVFKEDGQEYAQVLRMLGNGRCEAMCIDGTKRLCHIRGKMHKKVWIAAGDIILVGLRDYQDDKADVILKYMPDEARLLKAYGELPDGVRLNEGIGGGLDEEDDGTGNDYIEFEDEDIDKI; encoded by the coding sequence ATGCCGAAGAACAAGGGAAAGGGAGGAAAGAACCGCAAGAGAGGAAAGAACGAAGCCGATGACGAGAAGCGCGAGCTCGTTTTCAAAGAAGACGGTCAGGAATACGCTCAGGTTCTCCGCATGCTCGGTAACGGTCGCTGCGAAGCCATGTGCATCGACGGAACCAAGCGTCTTTGCCATATCCGCGGTAAGATGCACAAGAAGGTTTGGATCGCCGCCGGTGACATCATCCTCGTTGGTCTCAGGGATTATCAGGACGATAAGGCTGACGTCATCTTGAAGTACATGCCCGACGAGGCTCGGTTGCTGAAGGCGTACGGTGAGCTTCCCGATGGTGTTAGGCTTAACGAAGGAATCGGTGGTGGCCTTGATGAGGAGGACGATGGTACTGGTAATGATTACATCGAGTTTGAGGATGAGGATATTGATAAGATTTGA
- the LOC112726417 gene encoding uncharacterized protein, producing MLRITKLKPFPSSLTTHNLIQRFPVSGTAKGKAKIKAGQALKRSKITTKKIGSESKPGPGSREQQEREKLYDQCLQAPTPVRYLKPKERAREIEREKMGLLSKERQREIQLMKRKDDKYKVSEKPTIIGTPGLDYITLGLVDEEKIPKYELTVEDGRKLAKEYSRVLMRKHRERQAKETTLLRLKKEAIEALPEGLREAALVPDLTPFPVNRFMATLTPPIEGYMEKVREAAEKISGTEKIR from the exons ATGCTCCGAATCACAAAGCTCAAACCTTTCCCTTCCTCTCTCACAACCCACAACCTCATTCAGCGATTCCCCGTTAGCGGAACCGCAAAGGGAAAAGCGAAGATCAAAGCTGGACAAGCCTTAAAGCGTTCGAAAATCACAACCAAGAAAATCGGATCCGAATCAAAACCCGGACCCGGTTCCCGAGAGCAACAGGAGCGTGAGAAGCTCTACGATCAGTGCCTACAAGCTCCAACCCCCGTTCGGTACCTGAAGCCCAAGGAACGCGCGCGAGAAATTGAGCGCGAGAAAATGGGGCTGCTGAGCAAAGAGAGGCAGCGAGAAATTCAGCTGATGAAGAGGAAGGACGACAAGTACAAGGTTTCGGAGAAACCCACGATAATTGGGACGCCGGGGTTGGATTATATCACTTTGGGTTTGGTTGATGAAGAGAAGATTCCGAAGTATGAGTTGACTGTGGAAGATGGTAGGAAGTTGGCGAAAGAGTATAGCAGGGTCTTGATGAGGAAGCACAGGGAGAGACAG GCTAAAGAAACGACACTCTTGAGGTTGAAGAAGGAGGCGATTGAGGCTTTGCCTGAGGGTTTGAGGGAAGCTGCTTTGGTGCCCGACTTAACACCTTTTCCTGTGAACCGGTTTATGGCAACCTTGACTCCTCCAATTGAGGGCTACATGGAGAAGGTCAGGGAAGCTGCCGAGAAGATCAGCGGCACTGAGAAGATTAGATAA
- the LOC112726414 gene encoding disease resistance protein Roq1 isoform X2, whose protein sequence is MITDVPSSSSSSSPSVKTRRWINHVFISFRGADSRKGFTDHLYAALERRGCIKTFKDDHDLESGEIISKGLIKGIQESMFALVVLSPNYASSRWCLDELQNIVECREKFNQVVFPIFYGVESSDVRYQRGTFEEAFRKHEERFKEEKGKVQRWRDALQKVASYSGWDSKDNHEAALIERIVDHIQKLLIPKLPSSVGNLVGVESRMKKLNSLIGMQLDDVRFIGIWGMGGIGKTTTARLIYESIEEQFNFSCFLANIREVSAKHGIVHIQKELLSHLSVRSNYFHNLFDGVKIIANSLHNKKVLLVLDDISERSQLENLAGKQEWFGPGSRIIITTRDKHLLMAHGVHQTCELEGLVQEEALHLFCLKAFKQDQPKSQYQNLCSEVVEYTRGLPLALEVLGSHLCGRTPEAWHSALKQIRSSPHPEIQNSLKISFESLSSTEREIFLDIACFFKGMDKDEVVEVLENCGHFSQIGIEILIEKSLVTLGRRNQLEMHDLLQEMGKNIVFQESPNDPGKRSRLWSQDDISRVLSQNKGTEAIQAIVDDARVRPLARWFSEVMLPTLYYNKPYEARWSSEAFSKTSNIRLLKIRNVGRLSHGLECLPYALRVLDWQGCPLKTLPLTDQLDVVDINLSWSKIEQLWHGTKILHKLKCINLSFSGNLNQTPDFVEVPNLESLVLEGCTSLTEIHSSVMHLKKLVQLNLKGCKRLKALPGKMEMSSLKVLNLSGCSNMNTVPDFGNCMGHLAELHLDGTAVTELPSSLGCLVGLVLLHLQNCMYLVCLPDTIHKLKSLKVLNVSYCSKLRSLPECLQEMNNLEELYASNIEELPLFLYYLGNIKAVSFAGCKGPTSEFNCFRVPSAVCGPSLLIRGFAFRENDSTCLSLGIKFHHGLHLKSPLPLQKYHFLILLLQLNGWDMLCVSCW, encoded by the exons ATGATCACTGAtgtaccttcttcttcttcctcttcctctccctCCGTCAAGACCCGTAGATGGATCAACCATGTATTCATCAGTTTCAGGGGTGCAGACAGCAGAAAAGGCTTCACAGATCACCTTTATGCTGCACTGGAAAGAAGGGGTTGTATCAAAACTTTCAAGGATGATCATGACCTTGAGAGTGGGGAAATCATATCTAAAGGGCTCATCAAGGGAATTCAAGAGTCCATGTTTGCGCTTGTTGTCCTCTCACCAAACTATGCTTCCTCAAGATGGTGCTTGGATGAGCTGCAAAACATCGTTGAGTGCAGGGAAAAGTTCAACCAAGTGGTTTTTCCTATCTTCTATGGTGTAGAATCCTCTGATGTAAGGTATCAGAGAGGAACCTTTGAAGAAGCTTTCAGAAAACATGAAGAGAGGTTCAAAGAAGAGAAGGGGAAAGTCCAAAGATGGAGAGATGCATTGCAAAAAGTTGCAAGTTATTCCGGTTGGGACTCCAAAGATAA TCATGAGGCAGCATTGATTGAAAGAATTGTTGATCACATACAAAAATTACTGAttcctaagttgccatcatcagTAGGAAACCTCGTTGGTGTTGAATCAAGGATGAAAAAGTTGAATTCACTCATCGGTATGCAGTTGGATGATGTTCGCTTTATAGGTATATGGGGCATGGGAGGCATAGGAAAAACAACAACTGCCAGATTAATATATGAATCAATCGAAGAGCAGTTCAACTTTAGTTGCTTTCTAGCAAACATTAGAGAGGTTTCTGCAAAACATGGCATAGTTCACATCCAAAAGGAACTTCTTTCTCATCTTTCTGTAAGAAGTAATTACTTTCATAATTTGTTTGATGGGGTAAAAATAATAGCAAACTCTTTGCACAACAAAAAGGTCCTCCTTGTTCTTGATGATATAAGTGAAAGAAGCCAATTAGAGAACTTAGCCGGAAAACAAGAATGGTTTGGTCCCGGTAGCAGAATAATAATCACTACTAGAGATAAGCATCTGCTAATGGCACATGGCGTGCATCAGACATGCGAGCTTGAAGGCTTAGTTCAGGAAGAAGCCCTTCATTTATTCTGTCTGAAAGCTTTTAAACAAGATCAACCCAAAAGCCAATATCAGAATTTGTGCAGCGAAGTGGTTGAATACACAAGAGGCCTTCCATTGGCACTTGAAGTATTGGGGTCCCATCTTTGTGGAAGAACTCCTGAGGCTTGGCATAGTGCTTTAAAGCAAATAAGAAGTTCTCCACACCCTGAAATCCAAAATTCATTGAAAATAAGTTTTGAAAGTTTGTCTAGCACAGAgagagaaatatttttggatattgCTTGTTTCTTCAAAGGCATGGACAAGGATGAAGTAGTAGAAGTGTTAGAAAATTGTGGTCATTTTTCACAAATtggaattgaaattttgattgaaaaatcttTGGTCACTCTTGGTAGGCGTAATCAATTGGAAATGCATGATTTACTTCAAGAAATGGGAAAGAATATAGTGTTTCAAGAATCTCCAAATGATCCAGGAAAACGTAGTAGATTGTGGTCTCAAGATGACATCAGCCGTGTGTTGTCACAAAATAAG GGAACTGAAGCAATTCAAGCAATAGTAGACGATGCTCGAGTTCGACCATTAGCAAGATGGTTCTCTGAAGTAATGCTACCAACATTGTACTACAATAAACCATATGAAGCAAGATGGAGCTCTGAAGCTTTCTCCAAGACCAGCAACATAAGGTTGTTAAAGATACGTAATGTGGGTCGTCTTTCCCATGGCCTTGAGTGCCTTCCTTATGCACTCAGAGTTCTTGACTGGCAAGGATGCCCTCTGAAAACTCTGCCACTTACTGATCAACTGGATGTTGTTGACATCAATTTGTCTTGGAGCAAAATTGAACAACTTTGGCACGGAACAAAG ATTTTACATAAGTTGAAGTGCATCAACTTGAGTTTTTCCGGTAATCTAAACCAAACCCCTGACTTTGTGGAGGTTCCGAATCTCGAATCGTTAGTTCTTGAAGGTTGTACAAGCCTAACCGAAATCCACTCATCTGTTATGCACCTCAAGAAACTTGTTCAATTGAACTTAAAAGGCTGCAAAAGGCTCAAAGCTCTTCCAGGTAAAATGGAGATGAGTTCATTAAAGGTTTTAAATCTTTCTGGTTGTTCAAACATGAACACTGTCCCAGACTTTGGGAATTGCATGGGACATCTAGCAGAGCTTCATTTGGATGGAACTGCTGTAACAGAGCTACCTTCATCATTAGGATGTCTGGTTGGACTTGTTCTTTTGCATTTACAGAATTGCATGTATCTTGTTTGCCTTCCGGATACCATTCATAAGTTGAAGTCCCTCAAAGTTCTTAATGTTTCTTATTGCTCGAAACTCCGTAGCTTGCCAGAGTGCCTACAGGAAATGAATAATCTGGAAGAACTTTATGCAAGCAACATTGAAGAACtacctttatttttatattatctaGGAAACATCAAAGCAGTGTCATTTGCTGGTTGCAAAGGGCCAACATCTGAGTTTAATTGCTTTCGAGTTCCATCTGCTGTTTGCGGTCCATCCCTTTTGATAAG GGGATTTGCTTTCCGAGAAAACGATTCGACATGTTTATCACTGGGAATAAAATTCCATCATGGTTTGCACCTCAAAAGTCCTCTTCCTTTGCAGAAATACCATTTCCTCATCCTTCTCCTCCAACTGAATGGCTGGGATATGCTCTGTGTTTCTTGCTGGTAG
- the LOC112726421 gene encoding BTB/POZ domain-containing protein POB1, with product MKDSNSDLFDPVMVMESEWSRGGDAASEADFGFAFNDSNFSDRILRIEIMDDPVDARTDSDACATIADWARHRKRRREDIKKENAVDLALLPEEQVLNGNQPDMDDFAACENQDEEAVAMVEESPSGDEAGTSVDSNWSMDCTSVVRVKTLHISSPILAAKSPFFYKLFSNGMKESEERHVTLRINASEEAALIQLLNFMYSSTLTNTSAPDVLDVLMAADKFQVASCMRYCSRLLRNMPMTPDSALLYLELPSSVLMADAVQPLTDAAKQFLAGRYKDISKYQEEVMALPLAGIEAILSSDDLQVASEDAVYDFVLKWARNQYSKLEERREVLGARLARLIRFPYMTCRKLKKVLTCNDFDHEVASKLVVEALFFKAEAPHRQRSLAAEESASLNRRFVERAYKYRPVKVVEFELPRQQCIVYLDLKREECANLFPSGRVYSQAFHLGGQGFFLSAHCNMDQQSSFHCFGLFLGMQEKGSVSFTVDYEFAARSRPTEEFVSKYKGNYTFTGGKAVGYRNLFAIPWTSFMAEDCLYFINGVLHLRAELTIRH from the exons ATGAAGGATTCGAATTCGGATCTATTCGACCCGGTTATGGTTATGGAGTCAGAGTGGTCTCGCGGCGGCGACGCCGCATCGGAAGCTGATTTTGGGTTCGCCTTCAACGACAGCAACTTCTCCGACCGGATCCTCCGAATTGAGATCATGGACGATCCAGTGGACGCCCGAACAGATTCCGATGCCTGCGCCACCATCGCTGACTGGGCACGCCACCGTAAGCGCCGCCGCGAAGATATCAAAAAGGAGAATG CGGTGGATCTTGCTTTATTGCCAGAGGAACAAGTTTTGAACGGGAATCAACCTGATATGGATGATTTTGCGGCATGTGAAAATCAAGACGAAGAGGCTGTTGCAATGGTTGAGGAATCCCCTTCAG GTGATGAAGCTGGGACCAGTGTTGATTCAAACTGGAGCATGGATTGCACTTCAGTTGTGAGAGTTAAAACACTGCATATCAGTTCTCCTATTTTGGCTGCTAAAAGCCCCTTCTTCTATAAG cTTTTCTCAAATGGGATGAAGGAATCAGAGGAGAGGCATGTTACCTTAAGAATTAACGCATCTG AAGAAGCAGCTCTCATCCAGTTACTGAATTTTATGTACAGTAGCACTTTGACCAATACTTCAGCACCCGATGTGCTGGATGTGTTGATGGCTGCTGATAAATTTCAAGTTGCGTCATGCATGAGATATTGTAGCAGGTTATTGCGGAATATGCCCATGACACCTGACTCTGCATTGCTCTACCTAGAGCTTCCATCTAGTGTCTTAATGGCTGATGCAGTCCAACCATTGACTGATGCAGCAAAGCAGTTTCTTGCTGGTCGATACAAGGATATAAGCAA ATATCAAGAAGAGGTTATGGCCTTGCCATTGGCTGGAATAGAAGCTATATTGTCTAGTGATGATCTCCAAGTTGCATCTGAAGATGCTGTATATGATTTTGTGTTGAAGTGGGCTCGAAATCAGTACAGCAAACTGGAAGAAAGGCGGGAGGTTCTGGGTGCACGGTTGGCACGTTTGATTCGCTTCCCTTACATGACCTGCCGAAAACTAAAGAAGGTCTTAACCTGTAATGACTTTGATCATGAGGTTGCATCCAAGCTTGTAGTTGAGGCACTATTTTTCAAGGCCGAGGCTCCACACCGGCAACGATCGCTGGCAGCAGAAGAGTCTGCCTCGTTGAACCGCCGTTTTGTTGAGCGGGCATACAAATATCGCCCAGTTAAGGTGGTAGAATTTGAACTTCCCCGTCAGCAGTGTATTGTGTACTTGGATTTGAAGCGGGAGGAATGTGCCAATTTGTTCCCATCCGGCCGGGTTTATTCTCAAGCGTTCCATTTGGGGGGACAAGGGTTTTTCTTGTCAGCACATTGCAACATGGATCAGCAGAGTTCTTTCCATTGCTTTGGGCTGTTCTTGGGAATGCAGGAAAAGGGTTCTGTTAGCTTCACTGTCGACTATGAATTTGCAGCGAGGTCTAGGCCCACAGAGGAATTTGTTAGCAAGTACAAAGGCAACTACACATTCACAGGAGGAAAGGCCGTCGGGTATAGAAACTTGTTTGCCATTCCGTGGACATCGTTCATGGCCGAGGATTGCCTTTATTTCATCAATGGTGTCCTACATCTTAGAGCGGAGCTCACTATCAGACATTGA
- the LOC112726415 gene encoding BTB/POZ domain-containing protein POB1, with protein MASEADFGFAFNDINFSDRILRIEITDDEPVDDRIRRIKITDDGPVDAPPDSDACATIADWVRHRKRRRYDIKKENDVDHAMLPEEQVLNKYQPDADDFVECENEDDDLVVVVEESPSGDEAVDADWNFVRSVKTLHISSPILAAKSPYFYELFSNETKQSEQRHVTLKINASEEGALMQLLNFMYSSTLTNTSAPAVLDVLMVADKFKVASCMRHCSSLLRNMPMTTDSALLYIDLPSSVEMAETVQPLCDAAKLFLVNKFKDIAKYQEELMTLPLAGIEAVISSDDLQVASEDVVYDFILKWARSHYGKLEERRQVLSNRLSHFIRFPHMSTRKLKKVLTCKDFDYEVASNLVLEALFYKVEVPHRQRSLAAGDSSSLYHRFVERAFKYRPVKVVEFEFPHKQCIVYLDLKREECAKLFPSGRVYSQAFHLGGQGFFLSAHCNMDQQSSFHCFGLFLGMQERGSVGFTVEYEFAVRSKPMEDFGSKYKGSYTFTGGKAVGYRNLFAIPWTSFMAEDCRYFINGVLHLRAELTIRN; from the exons ATGGCCTCTGAAGCCGATTTTGGCTTCGCCTTCAACGACATTAACTTCTCCGACCGTATCCTCCGCATTGAGATCACCGACGACGAGCCTGTCGACGACCGTATCCGCCGCATCAAGATCACAGACGACGGACCTGTCGACGCCCCACCGGACTCCGATGCATGCGCCACCATCGCTGACTGGGTTCGCCACCGCAAGCGCCGCCGCTACGACATCAAGAAGGAAAACG ATGTGGATCATGCTATGTTGCCAGAAGAACAAGTTTTGAACAAGTATCAACCTGATGCAGATGATTTTGTGGAATGTGAAAACGAAGACGATGATCTTGTTGTGGTGGTTGAAGAATCCCCTTCAG GTGATGAAGCCGTTGATGCAGATTGGAATTTTGTTCGCTCTGTGAAAACATTACATATCAGTTCCCCTATCTTGGCTGCTAAAAGTCCCTATTTCTACGAG CTTTTTTCAAATGAGACGAAGCAGTCAGAACAAAGACATGTCACCCTGAAAATTAATGCCTCTG AAGAAGGTGCTCTTATGCAGTTATTGAATTTTATGTATAGTAGTACATTGACCAATACTTCAGCGCCAGCTGTGCTGGATGTGTTGATGGTTGCTGATAAATTTAAAGTTGCATCATGCATGAGACACTGTAGCTCGTTGTTGCGGAATATGCCCATGACAACCGACTCTGCATTGCTATATATAGATCTTCCTTCTAGTGTCGAAATGGCTGAAACAGTCCAACCATTGTGTGATGCAGCAAAGCTGTTTCTTGTTAATAAATTCAAGGATATAGCCAA GTATCAAGAGGAGCTAATGACCTTGCCATTAGCTGGTATAGAAGCTGTAATTTCTAGTGATGATCTCCAGGTTGCATCTGAAGATGTTGTATATGACTTTATCTTGAAATGGGCTAGAAGTCACTACGGCAAACTGGAAGAAAGGCGACAAGTCCTGAGTAATCGGCTCTCACATTTTATCCGGTTCCCTCACATGAGCACCCGAAAACTTAAAAAAGTCTTAACGTGTAAGGACTTTGATTATGAGGTTGCATCCAATCTTGTACTTGAGGCCCTTTTTTACAAGGTTGAGGTTCCACACCGCCAACGGTCACTAGCAGCAGGAGATTCTTCCTCATTGTACCATCGTTTTGTTGAGCGGGCATTCAAGTATCGCCCAGTTAAGGTAGTAGAATTTGAATTTCCCCATAAGCAGTGTATTGTATACTTGGACTTGAAGCGGGAGGAATGTGCGAAGTTGTTCCCATCCGGCCGGGTGTATTCTCAGGCATTCCATTTAGGCGGACAAGGGTTTTTTCTGTCAGCACATTGCAACATggatcaacagagttctttccattGCTTTGGGCTGTTTCTTGGAATGCAGGAAAGGGGTTCAGTTGGCTTTACCGTCGAGTATGAATTTGCGGTGAGGTCTAAACCGATGGAGGATTTCGGAAGCAAATACAAAGGAAGCTATACATTCACAGGAGGAAAGGCTGTTGGCTATAGAAATTTGTTTGCCATTCCATGGACTTCGTTCATGGCTGAGGATTGTCGTTACTTCATTAATGGTGTCCTACACCTTAGAGCTGAGCTAACCATCAGAAACTGA